A single region of the Nitrosomonas sp. Is79A3 genome encodes:
- a CDS encoding IS630 family transposase, which yields MEKIDARTLRDEALHERRRQVIRLHKRGGKPGQIAQVTELSDTAVKKIIRLYEEGGAAGLKPGRRGRRTGDKRSLSEEQELRLQRLICDKRPEQLKMDFALWNRGAIRQLIEQECGISMPIRTVGHYLKRWGFTPQKPIRRAYEQRPEAVKQWLNEQYPDIAKRAQTEGGEIHWGDETGLVNTDVRGRGFAPKGKTPVTYAPGTRQRLSMIATVTNKGCARWQIIDGNFNSDRLIEFLELLIKDAGKKVFLILDNLRVHHSKPVKAWLEENKEKIECFYLPSYSPELNPEERLNSDLKQAIGSKVPVRTKEKLHAAVDDHMLMLQNNPERVASYFQDPYVKYAA from the coding sequence ATGGAAAAAATAGATGCAAGAACCTTAAGAGATGAAGCGCTGCATGAACGTCGCCGGCAAGTGATTCGTCTTCACAAGCGAGGCGGGAAACCTGGGCAAATAGCGCAGGTTACGGAGCTGAGCGACACGGCTGTGAAGAAGATTATTCGACTTTATGAAGAAGGTGGTGCAGCTGGACTAAAGCCTGGTAGACGCGGCCGACGTACGGGTGACAAACGCAGCCTAAGCGAAGAGCAGGAGTTGAGATTGCAACGGCTTATTTGTGATAAGCGTCCTGAGCAACTGAAGATGGATTTTGCGTTGTGGAATCGTGGGGCGATAAGACAGTTAATTGAGCAGGAATGTGGCATATCCATGCCGATACGCACGGTGGGACACTACCTCAAGCGTTGGGGATTTACCCCGCAGAAGCCGATCCGACGTGCTTATGAACAACGCCCGGAGGCGGTAAAGCAATGGCTCAATGAGCAATATCCGGATATTGCCAAGCGCGCTCAAACTGAAGGCGGGGAGATTCACTGGGGTGATGAGACAGGATTAGTCAATACGGATGTGCGAGGACGTGGCTTTGCACCCAAGGGAAAAACACCCGTGACCTACGCTCCTGGCACGCGGCAACGGCTGTCAATGATTGCCACTGTAACCAACAAAGGCTGTGCACGCTGGCAGATTATTGATGGAAATTTCAATTCAGATAGACTCATTGAATTTCTCGAACTACTGATCAAGGATGCAGGGAAGAAAGTGTTCTTGATCCTGGATAATTTGAGAGTGCACCACAGCAAACCAGTGAAGGCTTGGCTGGAAGAAAATAAGGAAAAGATCGAATGCTTTTATTTACCCAGCTACAGTCCGGAATTAAATCCAGAAGAAAGATTAAACTCAGATTTGAAGCAGGCTATCGGTTCGAAAGTTCCGGTGCGTACCAAGGAGAAATTACATGCCGCTGTCGATGATCATATGTTGATGCTGCAGAATAATCCAGAGCGCGTTGCTTCTTACTTCCAAGATCCGTACGTAAAATATGCCGCT